A window of the Juglans microcarpa x Juglans regia isolate MS1-56 chromosome 5D, Jm3101_v1.0, whole genome shotgun sequence genome harbors these coding sequences:
- the LOC121264703 gene encoding uncharacterized protein LOC121264703, with amino-acid sequence MPSGGKKRRAAKKKKGSETHTIKLSTNNTRGNDDWSQDGKESDNSPASRDQDSDQNPFNEGSEDLEERDPSSIQSFVAEDKSMEGFPINVEGAQKIGLEDDGVIEIERELKSEENFESKNGSIEHVELAKKSHDGNDQSSSSSSSDDEARVTNGKPKEAYNSVLEASSYDDLVKPVDSLPAEVMWVNENPSVGETVNLIAETAPFIESVKTVASVSQETIHRTESAPVENPVIADVVESGPKENPHVESPNLVVSVSQETIYMTESASIQNQVVADVVESGPKENPVVEFPNPAVSVSLETIHTTESAPVENPAIADVVESGPKENPLVESPNPAVSVSHETIHLTESAPVENIVDADVVESGPKENPLVESPNPAVSVSLETIHMTESAPVENPVIADVVESGPKENPLVESPNPAVSVSHETIHLTESAPVENIVDADVVESGPKENPLVESPNPAVSVSLETIRMTESAPVMNPVVADVFESRSNESDEKLLPKSSQAPVAVMDLTMNNNEESIFSLSNDNVQASLTVVESVSNGYEGKILSSSSVPVAATSDSAAHVKDSEIPEYSESQPLVAPAPRMVKRTSWLSCCGLFEVLTGTGR; translated from the exons ATGCCTTCAGGTGGTAAGAAGAGAAGGgctgcaaagaaaaagaaaggcagCGAAACCCACACCATCAAGCTCTCAACCAACAACACTCGAG GAAATGACGATTGGTCCCAAGATGGGAAGGAAAGTGATAATAGCCCTGCATCTCGGGACCAGGATAGTGACCAAAATCCATTTAACGAGGGAAGCGAGGACTTGGAGGAGAGAGACCCTTCATCCATTCAGTCATTTGTTGCCGAGGACAAGTCTATGGAGGGATTCCCTATTAATGTAGAGGGTGCACAGAAAATAGGCTTAGAGGATGATGGTGTTATTGAAATTGAAAGGGAATTGAAATCGGAGGAGAACTTTGAGAGCAAAAATGGTAGCATTGAGCACGTTGAGTTGGCCAAGAAATCACATGATGGCAATGATCAGAGCTCTAGCAGTAGTAGTTCAGATGATGAGGCACGAGTCACTAATGGTAAACCAAAGGAGGCCTACAATTCAGTTTTGGAAGCAAGTTCGTATGATGACTTGGTTAAGCCTGTGGACTCTTTGCCTGCAGAAGTGATGTGGGTTAATGAAAATCCATCAGTTGGGGAGACTGTTAATTTAATTGCCGAAACTGCCCCTTTTATTGAATCTGTAAAGACAGTGGCATCTGTTTCCCAGGAGACAATTCACAGGACTGAAAGTGCTCCAGTTGAGAATCCAGTGATTGCTGATGTTGTTGAATCAGGACCAAAAGAAAACCCTCATGTTGAATCTCCTAATCTGGTGGTTTCTGTGTCCCAGGAGACAATTTACATGACTGAAAGTGCTTCAATTCAGAATCAAGTTGTTGCTGATGTTGTTGAATCAGGACCAAAAGAAAATCCTGTTGTTGAATTTCCTAATCCAGCAGTATCTGTGTCCCTGGAGACCATTCACACGACTGAAAGTGCTCCAGTTGAGAATCCAGCGATTGCTGATGTGGTTGAATCGGGACCAAAAGAAAACCCTCTTGTCGAATCTCCTAATCCGGCAGTGTCTGTGTCCCATGAGACAATTCACTTGACTGAAAGTGCTCCAGTTGAGAATATCGTGGATGCTGATGTGGTTGAATCGGGACCAAAAGAAAACCCTCTTGTCGAATCTCCTAATCCAGCAGTATCTGTGTCCCTGGAGACCATTCACATGACTGAAAGTGCTCCAGTTGAGAATCCAGTGATTGCTGATGTGGTTGAATCGGGACCAAAAGAAAACCCTCTTGTCGAATCTCCTAATCCGGCAGTGTCTGTGTCCCATGAGACAATTCACTTGACTGAAAGTGCTCCAGTTGAGAATATCGTGGATGCTGATGTGGTTGAATCAGGACCAAAAGAAAACCCTCTTGTCGAATCTCCTAATCCAGCAGTATCTGTGTCCCTGGAGACAATTCGCATGACTGAAAGTGCTCCAGTTATGAATCCAGTGGTTGCTGATGTGTTTGAATCAAGATCAAATGAAAGTGATGAAAAGTTGTTGCCTAAATCAAGTCAGGCTCCAGTAGCTGTGATGGATTTGacaatgaataataatgaggaGAGCATATTTTCTTTATCTAATGATAATGTTCAGGCATCGTTGACCGTGGTGGAATCAGTGTCAAATGGATATGAGGGTAAAATATTGTCATCATCTAGTGTTCCTGTTGCTGCAACTAGTGATAGTGCAGCACATGTCAAAGATTCTGAGATTCCTGAATATTCTGAAAGCCAG CCTCTGGTAGCACCAGCCCCACGTATGGTGAAAAGAACCTCCTGGCTGAGTTGCTGTGGATTGTTTGAGGTTCTAACAGGCACCGGGAGATAA